GCCGCCCCGGCCGCCATGCTCGCGACGGTCAACATGATGTCGTGCTTCGGGCTGCACCGGTCGCTGCGCGGCGCGCTGGTGGGGCACTTCGCCGCCGCGGAGATCACCACGGCGCCCGCGGCGCGGCGGATGGTGCGGGTGCTGGAACGGTTCGGCGCGGGACCGCGCGCCCTGCTGTTCTACACCGAGCACATCGAGGCCGACGCCGTCCACGAGCAGGTGCTGCGGCACGACGTGATCGGCGGGCTGCTGGCGGACGAGCCGGAGCTGGCGGGAGACGTGACGTTCGGGGTGCGGGCGACGGGACTGCTGGAGGACCGGCTGGCCGCGCACCTGCTGGGCGCCTGGCGGGCCGACCCGCCGCGCACGTCGCTGCGCCGCCCCCTGCCCCCCGCGCCACCACCCGCGCCGCGACCCGCGGCCGCCGTGCCGGGACGGAGGTGACCGGGTGTTTCCCGAGGTGCTGTCGCGGTACACGAGCGATGTGATGCTGCTGAGGCCGCCGGGGGTGTACCGGCCGCAGGCCGACACCGGGCTGCTGGCGGACGCGCTGCGCCGCGCGGGCGTCGCCGCCGGTGCCCGCGTCCTGGACGTGGGGACCGGGACGGGCGCGATGGCGGTGGCGGCCGCGCGCTGCGGCGCCCGCGAGGTCGTCGCGGTCGACGTCGCGGCGGGCGCGGTGCTGACGGCGCGGCTCAACGCGCGGCTGCGGAACCTGCCGGTGCGGGTGCGGCGCGGCGACCTGTTCGCGCCGGTCGCGGGGGAGCGGTTCGACGTGATCGTCGCCAACCCCCCGTACGTGATCGGCGACGCCGTCCCCGAGACGGTCCACGGGCGGGCCCGCGCGTGGGAGGCGGGCCCGTGCGGCCGCGCGCTGCTGGACCGGATCTGCGCGCAGGCCCCGTCCCACCTCGTACCGGGCGGGACGCTGCTGATGGTGCAGTCGGCGCTGAGCGGGGTCGCGGCGACGCTCGTCGCGCTGCGGGGCGCCGGGATGCGGCCGGTGGTGGCGGCGCGGCGCGACGAGCCGTTCGGGCCGGTGATGCGGCGCCGCGCCGCGCTCCTGGAGGCCAGCGGCGCGGTACGGTGCGGCCAGCGGCACGAGGAGCTGGTGGTCGTCCGGGCCGACCTGGCCGGGGCGCGCGGCGACGATCACGGCGACGATCACGACGGGCCGGGGTGGGCGGCATGACGGCCGGCGGGCGGCCCGAACGGCGCCGGGTGCGGCTGGTGCCCGGCGGCCCGGTGCTGGTGCAGGGCCCGGTCGAGGTGGAGCTCGAGGACGGCCGTGTGGTGGTGTCGGACCGGTTCACGGTGGCGCTGTGCGCGTGCCGCCGCAGCCGCGCCTACCCGTTCTGCGACACCAGCCACCGGCGCCGCGCCCGTCCCGACCGACCGTCCCCGAGCGCGGAGGGCCGGGACGGCGGCGAGGGCGGGGACTGACTCCGGGCGCGGCCGCGCGGCCCCGGGCCGGTTCCGGCGGGTCCGTCAGCCGCCGAGGCTGTCGAGGGCGACGTCGAGACGCTGGGCGAGCTGCTCGATCTGCTCCTCGTTGGCGCCGGTGTCCAGCTCCGCGATCACCGCGTCGCGGGTGGTGATGACCATCGCGTCGCCGGGCTCCCCGGTCCGGGTGGGCGCCGACGGCACCACCGCGGCCCGCCCCCCGACGACGACGAGCGCGGCGTCGCGGTCGGTGGAGGCCAGCAGATCGTGCAGGTGCGCGGACGTGATCGTCGCCATGGGTGCCCCTCCTCGGGTGCCCCGGCCCGGGCGATGCGCGCGCCCCGGCGGCCGGGTTTCGGGTTCGGTCGGATGCGGTCGGTCACACGGTCGTCCAGGTCGGAATGCGGTGAGGTCGGAACGCGGCCGCCGCGGTCAGGGACGGCGGCCGATGCCCGTGGCGAACTCGCGGACGCGCATCGGCCCGCCCGTCCCGGGCGCCAGCGGCGGGGTGTCGCGGCCCGCGCCGGTGCGCAGCCCCTCCAGGAACTCCAGCAGGGCCTCACGGGACGAGTGCCGCGGCGACCAGCCCAGTTCCGTGCGGGCCCGCGCGGTGTCCATGATCGGCAGCTCCATCGCCAGATCGAACAGCCCCGGCGAGGCGGGCACCAGGTGCAGGCCCCACGCCGCCGCGAGCGCCGCCCGCACCCCCCGCTGCGGCACCCGCACGGTGCGGGCGCCCAGCAGGTCGGCGAGCTCGGCGGCGTCGATGACCGGATCGGCGGCGATGTTGAACGGGCCGCGCACGTCGCGCAGCGCGGCCAGCCGGAACGCCTCCCCGGCGTCGGCGGAGTGCAGCACCTGGAAACGCAGGCCCGGCATGTCCGGCACGACCGGGATCCGGTCGGCGCGGGCGAGCCGGCCGGGCAGCAGCGGCCCGGCGAACAGCCGCCGCTGCTCGGCCGCGGACTGCCGCTCGAACACGAACCCCGGGCGGATCCGCACCACCCGCCGGTCCGGATGCCCCGCCTCGAACGCGTCCAGCATCCGCTCGACGTAGGCCTTCTCCCGGCTGTAGGCGGCGCCGGGCCACCCGTGCGTGGGCCACGACTCGTCCACGGCACGGTCCTTGGGGCCCGGCGAGTACGCCCCCACCGACGACGAGTACACCAGCGCGGGCACGCCCGCCTCGGCGACCGCGTCCAGCACCCGGGCGCTGCCGACCGCGTTGGCGTCCCACGTCACCGCCGGGCGGTGCGTGGGCTGGAACAGCCAGGCCAGATGGATCACGACGTCGGCGCCGCGCATCGGCGCGACCAGGTCGCTGTCGGTGACGTCCGCCTCGGCCCATTCGGTCTTGCCGATGTCGGCGGCGCCCGCGCCGGGCAGCCGGCGCGCCAGCGCGGTGATCCCGGTGACGTCCGGATCGGCGGCGAGCGCCCGGACGGTGCTGGTGCCGATGTTGCCGGTGGCGCCGATCACGACGACACGCATGATCGTTTCCCCTCCTCGGTCGTCCCCGCAGGTGGACGGCCCCATTCCCGTCTCGCGCGGAACTATGCGCCCGGCCCGCCGGACGCGCGGGCGCCCGGCGGGCCTGGCAGGGCCGGGGGTCAGGCGGGGCGGCAGCGGGCGCAGGGACGGTAACCGGCGGCGCGCGCGGCTGCCAGGTTCGCGAAGCCGCGGCGGTGCGCGGCGGTGATGCGGCGCGCGTCCCCGCACGTCGGATAGCACACCACGCCGGTGGTGTCGCTGCCGACCAGCCGCACTCCGCGCCGCGCGAGGTCGGCGACGGCGTCCACGTCGACGTCCTCGCCGCGCAGCAGCCGCAGCTTGGCGTCGGCGCCGAACACGTAATCGCCGGCGGACCCGTCGGAGCGGGTGACGCGGTGGCAGGGGATCAGCAGCGGGACGGGGTTGCGGCCCAGCGCCGACCCGACCGCCCGCACCGCCCGCGGGCGGCCCGCCTCCCGCGCCACCCACGCGTACGGGCGGGTCTGGCCGCGCGGCACGGCGGCGGCGGCGCGCAGCACCGCGGCCTCGAACTCGCTGAGGCCCCGCAGGTCCAGCGCCACCCGGCCCGGGCGGCCC
The nucleotide sequence above comes from Actinomadura algeriensis. Encoded proteins:
- a CDS encoding HemK2/MTQ2 family protein methyltransferase, with protein sequence MFPEVLSRYTSDVMLLRPPGVYRPQADTGLLADALRRAGVAAGARVLDVGTGTGAMAVAAARCGAREVVAVDVAAGAVLTARLNARLRNLPVRVRRGDLFAPVAGERFDVIVANPPYVIGDAVPETVHGRARAWEAGPCGRALLDRICAQAPSHLVPGGTLLMVQSALSGVAATLVALRGAGMRPVVAARRDEPFGPVMRRRAALLEASGAVRCGQRHEELVVVRADLAGARGDDHGDDHDGPGWAA
- a CDS encoding CDGSH iron-sulfur domain-containing protein; the protein is MTAGGRPERRRVRLVPGGPVLVQGPVEVELEDGRVVVSDRFTVALCACRRSRAYPFCDTSHRRRARPDRPSPSAEGRDGGEGGD
- a CDS encoding NAD-dependent epimerase/dehydratase family protein; this translates as MRVVVIGATGNIGTSTVRALAADPDVTGITALARRLPGAGAADIGKTEWAEADVTDSDLVAPMRGADVVIHLAWLFQPTHRPAVTWDANAVGSARVLDAVAEAGVPALVYSSSVGAYSPGPKDRAVDESWPTHGWPGAAYSREKAYVERMLDAFEAGHPDRRVVRIRPGFVFERQSAAEQRRLFAGPLLPGRLARADRIPVVPDMPGLRFQVLHSADAGEAFRLAALRDVRGPFNIAADPVIDAAELADLLGARTVRVPQRGVRAALAAAWGLHLVPASPGLFDLAMELPIMDTARARTELGWSPRHSSREALLEFLEGLRTGAGRDTPPLAPGTGGPMRVREFATGIGRRP
- a CDS encoding methylated-DNA--[protein]-cysteine S-methyltransferase is translated as MTRTDPAGTPGAPYPGDGTGPPADLAADLAADLAGLAADAPAGLLDRIAARRVRVPGPLPDLHVAFTDRGVAFLRAGLDAEAFTAAFRARFARPLLPADRPPPGLLPALRSGRPGRVALDLRGLSEFEAAVLRAAAAVPRGQTRPYAWVAREAGRPRAVRAVGSALGRNPVPLLIPCHRVTRSDGSAGDYVFGADAKLRLLRGEDVDVDAVADLARRGVRLVGSDTTGVVCYPTCGDARRITAAHRRGFANLAAARAAGYRPCARCRPA